ATTACATGCCTGGGAGTAATAGAGTATATGCGAATAGTATTATATCTGGAAACGTGATTCTCCCAGGTATTTTGCTTAATGTTTCGTTTGATATTGGCATAAATTTGCTCACTACAACCTGTAGCAAGTTCGCGTGTCCTTTCGGCCAAGGTATTTGATCCTGGTTCATGTACGCGCATTATAACCAGTAGTAATCCCTTGTTTGACTGTTATAATAAATGCCTGAGAACACCTTGTGCAGTCAAATTATTTGTAAGAATAGTCCACTTAAATACTATTCCCTGGAAGTTTGCAAGCTCTTGCTATATGAAGGCTCTAGGGGAGAAACGAGCATGGAAATGTGTATTTCCGAAATTTCCAGCTACTGTTAAAAAGTTGCCTTGTGTGGATATGGAACTAAGGCGAATTACTTGCTGGGAAGAAGCTGTAAAGGCATCTTGCTACAAgttgcctatgaattttgtggaGCGGTTATTGATGGAAGTTAGTATACTGCTGATTGGGAAAAAGAGGTTATttgatgatgttttggagaaTGAATATGAAAGAGGTGTATTTTTCTCGAGACATCCAGTTGACAAGCCACATGGCTGTTGTTCTGGTTCAAATATTCTGTTGCAGGAAGTTAAGTCTAAAAAGCAAACAGAAAAGGAAGATTTTAGAGTTCCCAATTTTCATAACTCCCAGGTGAATCAGGGAAACAACAAATTGAAAAAAATTACGAGTCTGATTACGAGACAGCATGGTAAGAGCCGGACCGTTAAGGAGTCCAAAGAGTTTGCAGTAAGCACAGAGCATTATTGTAAAGGTACCTCAGATACTTTATCTATGGATAAGCGAGAAGGTATTTTGAAGCGAACTGATCAACTCTTGCATTTTAAACTGAGAGGGAATCCTGTTAATACCTTTGGTGAATCACATATGACCAATATTGTACAGTTGGAATTCAGATCTAGTTCTCAAGTTGATTTCACTATCTTTTCCGGATTTGTCATAGATGTTGATAATGACTCCCAGGAAGACGAGACATGTAAATCATCACAAACAGGAGAAATGGACTGGAGTGGTGACTTATCAGAGACTTCCATGGTGGAGTATTTATCTGAAATGGACATATTTCATGACGATGTTGTTAGAATAATTGGACAAAAACATTTCTGGAAAGCAAGACGAGCTATTGCCAGCCAGCAGAGAATGCTTGCAGTTCAAGTATTTGAGTTGCATCGACTACTCAAGTTCCAGAAACTGATAGCTGGTTCGCCAAATGTGATGCTAAAAAATAGTGCTTATCTAGGCAAACCATTAAAGAGGTTGTCTGCTAAAAGATCTCCATTGGAGTATAGTGTCAAGGCACCTGAAAATGTTTCGCAGCCCAAGAATGATTCGGAGAAGCCTAAATCTAGGATCGAAAGTCAATTTTGCATGGTCCCTTCATTCCATCGGATCGATTGGTGTCCCTACAGTTCATATATTCAATTCAGTTCCGAGATAATGGAATCAAGGATAAGGAAAAATAAAAGGCAGTCATGTTTGATTGTCATGCTAGATGCTACatatttttgttttctatttGATTCAGGCGGCTCCATTGACACCATTAAGAAGTTTACTGCTATGCTATTCAACCTGATTGCTGTAGCTCAACACTCGAGGTCTTTCACATCAATTTCAGTTTGATCCAGGCGGCTTCTTCATAAAAACATCCTGTTACTAGAGTGATTCTAGAGCCACCTTGCTGTTTTTACACCAAATGATTCTAGAGTTGAGCTGGAAAGTATATTCATCTCAACAAAAGGTGGACCTTCCTGTTGAGATAATCTTTAAGGAATGGAGCGAAGCTTTTGGATGGGACACATATTACCTGTTCTACTTGCTACAATATATAATCAGAGATAAGCAACTTCTGCGCGCTAAGCTTGGAGAACACTGTTTGGATGTTCCTTTTGATCCTGGTGACTCCAGTTCTGCATTTACCGCCCTTGAGGACAAGAGTGCGGTTCAACAAGGGGGTATTGATACACAAAATGGTTTCCAATTTCCAGATTTTCGAGATCATCCTTGAGGTCAAGGATTATTTGAAGCAGCAGGGAATGTAATGACCATTGCATATGGTAAAAAATGAGCTGCAGAATAATTGATGAGGCTGCACAGAATTATTACACGTGGACGTTCCAGATTAAACGTCGATTAATGATATCCGAGGGCCTGGATTAGAAGCTGAGTAACAACCTATAACTACCTGAAATGGGAGCAGCTATAGGCATACATCGAATCTAGTAACAAACTTCTTCCTTCTCAATGCACCTAAATTCTCTCCCTATTTCTCTTCTCACCTTCTTCTTCCCTAATTTCTGTATTCTTCTCTTCTTCTGCATATTGACGCCATGAATATTCCTTTTCTAGCTTTCATTTCCATTTAGCATTTACTTGTATTGTCCATTTATTACAGTTAATAAGAAAACCCAGAAAATCGTCCCAAAATCGTGGTAATTACTTTTTAGTTACTGCTCAGTCCATTACAGTTTTCACTCTCCTTGTCTTTAAATACTCCTAACATCACCACAAAAAAATGGATGTATGCGGCTTCCTCGATTGAAATCACCAAAGTGCTATGACAGTGAGCCGAAGATTTCGAATGCAGCTGCGATGGGTAAAAATACGATGTGTAGGTACATAATTTGAGTGTGATTAGAGCGGTCTGTGATTGAGTGATAGATTGATCAATGACGGAACGAAGAAGGAAACTTTACCACAACTTTTTCTTAAATGTTCACTTGCATCACATCATCTTCAAGCAGCTTCCACCAGAGAAGCCCATGGTATCCTCTCTATGGAGACCATCAAATCCCAGCTTCTGAGATACTGTGCTACAATCAAACACTTTCATCGTGCTATGAGCTGACAATTCCGAAGAAATGGTTCATATGGGTAAGAGTTCTTGCAGATATCCCTATTACCGGGAAAGCCACAGAAGTAAGAATGGGAAGATGAAAAAAGAAATCCTATGGGTTGGATTGCTCGTGTGTCCAGGAGCCAAATCCTATTCTGGTTTCTAAGAATTGTATTTTTGAGAGGCTTTCCTTGTCTATAGGGGTTGAATAGTTGCCAACTACCTTTCCAAAACTTCAATCTCTGCTTTTCTGTGGATTGTTTTCAATAGGTTCATCTTCTGACACTTAATAGACTCAAAAAAGAGagaatataaaagaaaacttgtTCCAACTAATCATAACCTCGTAAAGAGAAACGAATAAAGCCTCCTAAGTCAGGATAAAAGATAACTTCTTTTCATGGAGCGTTTAATTACCTATTTTGCAAACTTTCACTAATAAATGActtctatatataatatatatatatatttttttaacagGACCTATATATTAAGAAACAAACTCCAACTCTAAGATTCTTTCTGATGGCGTGCTTCTGTTATTCTATCTAATGTTTATTTGTTCACTCTGTTTTCCATATTGCTCTGTTTTCCTCTCGCTATCCTTTGCGCCTAATTCTGGTGGTGTATTTGGACGTTGGGGTACTATATTATTTTAAATCAAATGTAAAtcagttttaaaaaaattggaatttccatGTCCTGGACATGCCTGTACTTTTTCTGTTCAAATGATCCTTGTCTTTATTTCAAGCCATAGAGCCTCGTGATTTCTTTACTATATCTTTGCACTAGAACACACCTTCTTTCTTTTAACAAATCTGTATACTCCATGGTCACTCCTCATGACAAACAAACTAAAATTAAAGGGTGGAAAGAAAGAAACTTGCCTAATCTGATATTTATGGTAATACCTTTATTTGCTTTAGGTGAACCCTCTCAAATACCATGGCATTTCATCGGGGCTTATAACTATATGGAGAGAGGAAGGTCATTGTGCTCTTTGGAGAGGCTGGTCAGGGAAACTATTCGGATATGGAGTTCAAGGAGGACTTAAGTTTGGTCTTTATGAATACTTTAAAAGATTCTATACTGAATTGTTGGTTGATCAAAAAAGGAGTGTTATATTCTTCCTCAGCAGTGCATCAGCTCAAGTATTTGCTGATGTGGCGCTCTGTCCCTTTGAAGCTATCAAAGTTCAGGTCCAGACTCAGCCTTATTTTGCCAGGGGATTAACTGATGGATTTCGCAAGATGTACATGAATGAAGGCCTTTCAGGGTAAAGTCCGAGAAGTATGCATTGTTTATTCTATTGCTGTCCACCTTGCACATTGACGCTGAAGTTTGTTTTTGCTTCACTGTAGCTTTTACAAGGGACTCTTTCCACTTTGGGGGCGTAATCTTCCATGTAAAATCTTTACTTAATTTAGCTTTTTTCTGTTAGCCCACCCATCTCCCCTTATTTTCTTTCATGTTATCATTCGGAAGTGTTATGCAACTTTCATGGTAAAGTTTACTCATATCAGTGTCCTTGGGTGGGATGGAGTGGAGTTATCAGTGTGTATTTTGTTTATCCTGTAGATATGTCTTGCCCTTCAATTTATCTGTTCTTTACCATTGAAATGTGGCATTGTGCATCTTTTGGCTGCTGTGCATAGGATCTTCTCGTTGCTTCAGTTCATTTACCGTCTGGCTTTCTTTATCGTCGTCTACTTTACAAGTTTGCACTGGGTGCTAAATTTAGTGCCTACTTTACAATTTCTAGAAAGTGCTTATTAATCAAATTTGTCTTTGAAATCTCGCTGCAATATAGATGCCCTTTAAAATACGATAATCACATTACCGACTGTGGTTATTAATGTGTGGCTTTCTGCTTTTGGAGTTTATAATGACGACTTCCCTTTGTGCTTCGTCTTCTGTTGACAGTTTCTATGATCATGTTTTCGACATTTGAGCACTCGGTAGATCTGATGTATCGGAAGGTCATACAAAAAAGGAAGGAAGATTGCTCAAGAGCCCAGCAACTTGGTGTGACATGCTTATCAGGCTATGCTGCTGGATCTGTTGGTACTGTAATATCTAATCCCGCTGACAATATTGTCTCATCTCTTTACAACAAAAAGGCTGAGACAATAAGACAGGTAAAACTTCTGTCAACACGCTCATGATATTTAAGTGTATTTGAAAAAATCTAATTAGTTGGAAAAAAATTGATATGATGCTTTCAGGCTATAAAGGAGATTGGATTTGTTAATTTGTTTACCAGAAGTCTTCCTGTTCGACTCACACTTGTGGGGCCTGTTGTGACTCTGCAATGGTTTCTCTATGATACAATTAAAGTGTTAACTGGACTGTAAGTGTATTATGCTCTTTTTATGTACTTGTTCTCGTATAGTTTTCTTACCAAATGCTCGATCATTTCTGTGCCTTCACTTGTGAACTTATTTGTCCATTTGTCAAGTAAGGATGAGTTAGCTATTCGAATACTATCGCCAGAATTTGGGAAGGATGCCTTTCCTTCATTATTGTCGTTATTGGTATTACAACAGGCTTTGTGCTTTTGGACTTCAAAGAGTCATAAATAAATTATGATATGAAGCTGAACATGTTCGTCAAGAGTCAGAGATTTTACGATGTTTGAAACGTGAAATCAACTGCATAAAGTTAGGTATAAGAGTTTCTTGATGTGAGAATTGATAGCCTTGGGCAAAGAAATTTCATGAATAATAAAGGAAAGTAGGTGAtctagtataagaatgttgaggttCTGTGTGGAATCGAAGTACTGGATGCTTGCTGCCTGTAAAAACATGCTTGATTCTCTGTTCTGCTAAAAATTCTATTGTGTCTAACCTGTAGGCCGACAAGTGGGGGCTTACTCGACATCAGAAGGATCTGAACTTACTCCGACAATAAACAACAGCTCCCTTAAGTCTTGCTTTGAAGAAACATCAATTTCAGTCATTGTGAATTGTGGCCTCAATCACCTTCCACGGCGTGTTCAGTAGTCTCAGTTAGGTCTCCTTGTTTGATGATCTACTTATCTGCAGTTCATCTCCATGGAACTTATTTCCATTGGTGAGGCAATCTGATCCCGTCTGGTGCGACTTGTGAATGAAGCAATATTACTTacaagagaaaatagaaaaggATGACTTTGCAACTCCCACATCATCTTGTACACGCTTTAGTAACCTGCATCGGGTATAGCATACATGCGTCAGATTTCATTTCACCCCTTGTCAAGGGGAACTAATTAGTACTTTGGAGCTGTCTTATGAAATACTTAGTGGTAGTATGAAAATGATGCTATATGTTTGTTCTAAAGATAATGTTTGTACAGACTGTGATCTTGGAGTATTTATTTGGATTCAGAAAAACCTCCCCTTTCCCACCCCccaaaaacaaaagaagaaaagagaatTGCTTTGAAAGACTTTTAACTACTTGGACATGTCCCTAAGGATCCCGCTTGCCATGCTGAGTCTTTTAACTACTTGGTGCTTTCAACAAATGGGAAAAGTGAACACGGATTGTCCTCGGTGAGTGCAGGTCTCCTGTAAATAACTTTTTGACTTGTGGTAATGTATTTGGTTTGTTGAGGAGCGGCAGCGGAGGGTTGTAATGGATCTAAaagtaaggccatatttggagggaaaaaaaaaaggaaagaaatttgTAAATGAGGACAGTGGGTACTAATACTAGTAAAGTATTTATGCACGTAATAGAGGGTGGCCTACTGGACTGGAGCCAATTGCCAAAACCAGTGGACCAATAATTTTGGTTGAAATGTTTGGATGTTAAAGACAGAGTGGTTTTCAATGTCAGTAACGTGATGCGTTGAATAGTCGTGCTGGAAGTGGTCTCCTCCTACCCAATTGCCATTACGCGCCTCTCCAGTCCCCCACAAAGTTTAGCATAAAATgccgaaaaccgaattaccgaaccgaaccggggatttcggtaattcggttttcgaTACGGAATTCgggattaaaaatttaaaaatacggTATTCGGTTTCGGTAATCTGTACGAGATACTATACTGTTCGGATTCAATCAAAAAGCTTGTCTTGGACAAGGCCTTTTCTCTCTAGTACCTGAAGGTCGAAATATTCCATATCATAAATCTTTATCATTAATGCAACCTTCATTTTGCTCATTCATGGAATTGTATTTAGTACCTCTAAGAAATATGATTATCCACCGTTAGTTAGTAATGTGGGTTGACTTGGATTACTTAATGTTGCGCGCCTACGAGGGCAACGCGCTTTGGGATGCTTcggtattaccgaataccgaaattttGGGCCTAAGTCTATGGTGTCATATCTCTGCTAGATCACAACTATGGAAGTGCTAAAACAGTCAGAACATTTTGATCTTGAAGATACTATCCAGAAAGACATGTATGGTATGATGCACTAattaaaaattataaaataataaGAAATATTACTTGAAATGGTAATGAAAAGTAATCAAACTACATTTTATTGGATAATGAAAGTAAACAACTTAAAGGTACTTCTTCTTAAACAGTATTTGGTACAACAAAAATAGTCACAATTCTAAAACACTACAATAGATGCAACAAAAGCACATCCTCTGTTCAATTAGCTTGATTTTATTACAGAAAATAAAAGCAAATGATGAGCTTCACAAACAAAGCATTGTCTTCGAACTCCACCCTTTCTCTGGAATGGGAATCTAAGCAATTGCAATTGGATTTCACTTCTCACACCAACTTCCATGAAATTGCCTCCTTTCTCTGTCTTGGCTCTTTGGTTAGAAACTTCATCTAACAAATGAATTCATGTAAGGATCAAAGATCAAACTTTGGGTAAATTTGTATGTTTTCTGTCTTCCTCAATCAAAGCTGTTGGTTGTCGATTGTTGTATAACTTCACAGTTCTTGAATTGTCAACTCGATGCAAAAAACTCAACCAAAATATTCCAACAAAGCTGAATTCTTATAAGCATATCAGATActaaaaaattacataaaatagaGGAGGATACGTTGCAACCTTGACGCTAAAGGCCAAAGAGGATAAATGGACTAATCATATATGTACATTTATTTTCAAGAATAAACTTCTAGCAGCTAGTAGATAAGTAAAATATCCCGAAATTGCACATGAACTTCTAGAACTAATTCATGTTCCAGTACTGTATATTGCCCAAGAACTTTGGTAAGACTTGATAACACGAAAATACCTTTTATATGACGAGACAAAAGAAATCTACATGACTTTGTAATGATTTACTACACTTGGGTACATGTCTAAGTAAGAGTTTGGATCTTTTTCAAAATTAATATCCTCATCAATGAGAACTTTATGCATACATTTGAGTGGAGATAGAGGGAGAAAATTGAGAAATATATTGCCCGATAGAGATATAATTTGAAGAAGTAAGACAAGCAATATTACATTCACATATGTTAGATAACGCCTAAACTAACTGAAAGGGTAATGTTTCTTTGCATTTACAGTCCTGCATTACACTTAATCCGTGTAGTTTAATCATTCCTAatactttatgagtttgaatgagaatactccatTCTTACGAACAACCCAATCTACTAACAATAAATGCTAAACTGATATGAAAgaattctggaaaaaaaattcttcCTTTCGCTATTTAAATCGAGGAAACAAACAAAAACTTAATAAGTTTTGAAGATTTTAAAGAAGGGAAAAGTTTTTGTATTACGTCGATAAAAACACAATATATCACGATGGTGTTGAATCtatataaaaaaatgaatccTAGTAAATTGAATTACTTAGTCCAGTTATAGAGAAAATTCGGATCTTTTGGCCGAAAACATCATTAAGTTCTGCCAAAAACATCATTAAGTTCTACCAAAAATCCATGCAATATCCTTACGCAATATCTTCCTCTTTTGGTGTGGCATCCAAGTCAAGTCAAACAAAAAAATTAAGTCAAGAGCGCGAGTTTATTAATAATAAACCATATTAAGAAAAAATCTTAGTAAAAGGACGTATCTGAAGAATTCTTTGACAGTCTCATTACATTTCCTGTCTATCACATTACTTGTAGAAATCACATCATCAAGGAAGCAAAGTATGCCCTTTTACATAATTATAATTTGATCGGATAAAACATCAACTTCCTCCATAGAATGTGTTGTCAAAATGATTGAGCACCCTTGCTTTATAGCGCCAATTACACTTGCAATGCTATGCCTATTAAAAGTGGCGAAGACTTCTGTAATCTTGGACTCGTTATGGTGTTCGACTTCAAGAGAGTGCACCTCACCTCTCCTACGACCATTTTTTAGAGCCATTGGGAAGATTCTGATTATTCTTCTTCTCATAATAATAGCCAATGTTGGGCATAAGACACGTTCCTCTGAAATGAACGTCCTATTGTCCCCGCCAATTTCGAATTTTTAATTAATATTTATAATTTTCTTAAAGGATGTAAAGGGAAAAAAGCCATTAAGTAGCACCAGGTCACTCGTTTTATTGACTTTGGATGAAATTTATATAAGCAAACCTGAAAATAGAATGTCCCCAATATCGATCATGTCATAG
The sequence above is a segment of the Lycium barbarum isolate Lr01 chromosome 6, ASM1917538v2, whole genome shotgun sequence genome. Coding sequences within it:
- the LOC132599407 gene encoding mitochondrial phosphate carrier protein 1, mitochondrial-like isoform X1, coding for MFTCITSSSSSFHQRSPWYPLYGDHQIPASEILCYNQTLSSCYELTIPKKWFIWVNPLKYHGISSGLITIWREEGHCALWRGWSGKLFGYGVQGGLKFGLYEYFKRFYTELLVDQKRSVIFFLSSASAQVFADVALCPFEAIKVQVQTQPYFARGLTDGFRKMYMNEGLSGFYKGLFPLWGRNLPFSMIMFSTFEHSVDLMYRKVIQKRKEDCSRAQQLGVTCLSGYAAGSVGTVISNPADNIVSSLYNKKAETIRQAIKEIGFVNLFTRSLPVRLTLVGPVVTLQWFLYDTIKVLTGLPTSGGLLDIRRI
- the LOC132599407 gene encoding mitochondrial phosphate carrier protein 1, mitochondrial-like isoform X2; this translates as MKRAEGERVLLEEFSAGYYGLCTAGGMLSAGITHLAITPLDVLKVNMQVNPLKYHGISSGLITIWREEGHCALWRGWSGKLFGYGVQGGLKFGLYEYFKRFYTELLVDQKRSVIFFLSSASAQVFADVALCPFEAIKVQVQTQPYFARGLTDGFRKMYMNEGLSGFYKGLFPLWGRNLPFSMIMFSTFEHSVDLMYRKVIQKRKEDCSRAQQLGVTCLSGYAAGSVGTVISNPADNIVSSLYNKKAETIRQAIKEIGFVNLFTRSLPVRLTLVGPVVTLQWFLYDTIKVLTGLPTSGGLLDIRRI